The Rattus rattus isolate New Zealand chromosome X, Rrattus_CSIRO_v1, whole genome shotgun sequence genome has a window encoding:
- the Hprt1 gene encoding LOW QUALITY PROTEIN: hypoxanthine-guanine phosphoribosyltransferase (The sequence of the model RefSeq protein was modified relative to this genomic sequence to represent the inferred CDS: inserted 1 base in 1 codon), with protein MSTVSPSVVISDDEPGYDLDLFCIPNHYAEDLEKVFIPHGLIMDRTERLARDVMKEMGGHHIVALCVLKGGYKFFADLLDYIKALNRNSDRSIPMTVDFIRLKSYCNDQSTGDIKVIGGDDLSTLTGKNVLIVEDIIDTGKTMQTLLSLVKQYSPKMVKVASLLVKRTSXSVGYRPDFVGFEIPDKFVVGYALDYNEHFRDLNHVCVISESGKAKYKA; from the exons ATGTCGACCGTCAGTCCCAGCGTCGTG ATTAGTGATGATGAACCAGGTTATGACCTAGATTTATTTTGCATACCTAATCATTATGCCGAAGATTTGGAAAAGGTGTTTATTCCTCATGGACTGATTATGGACAG GACTGAAAGACTTGCTCGAGATGTCATGAAGGAGATGGGAGGCCATCACATTGTGGCCCTCTGTGTGCTCAAGGGGGGCTATAAGTTCTTTGCTGACCTGCTGGATTACATTAAAGCGCTGAATAGAAATAGTGATAGGTCCATTCCTATGACTGTAGATTTTATCAGACTGAAGAGCTACTGT aatgACCAGTCAACGGGGGACATAAAAGTTATTGGTGGTGATGATCTCTCAACTTTAACTGGAAAG AACGTCTTGATTGTTGAA gatataATTGACACTGGTAAAACAATGCAGACTTTGCTTTCCTTGGTCAAGCAGTACAGCCCCAAAATGGTTAAGGTTGCAAG CTTGTTGGTGAAAAGGACCT GAAGTGTTGGATACAGGCCAGACT TTGTTGGATTTGAAATTCCAGACAAGTTTGTTGTTGGATATGCCCTTGACTATAATGAGCACTTCAGGGATTTGAAT CATGTTTGTGTCATCAGCGAAAGTGGAAAAGCCAAGTACAAAGCCTAA